The Dyella caseinilytica genome has a window encoding:
- a CDS encoding HAD family hydrolase produces the protein MPRSSTAFLFDLDGTLIDSVYQHVLAWKEALDREGVVLPVWNIHRKIGMSGGLFTNILLRETGLDITEERILRLQKWHAEAFNRHHTQGSVRPLPGARELLDFLTKEGIPWAIATSGRMQTAAHNLAALGVDPDKVPVVTRDMVRHAKPDPDLFLAAAERLDVDIHQSLVVGDSIWDMLAAQRARALGIGLLSGGYGQDELQRSGAFRVYDDPADLLRHIDEVAARD, from the coding sequence ATGCCACGTTCCAGCACCGCTTTCCTTTTCGACCTCGACGGCACGCTGATCGACAGCGTCTACCAGCACGTGCTGGCCTGGAAGGAAGCGCTGGATCGTGAAGGCGTTGTGCTGCCGGTATGGAACATCCACCGCAAGATCGGCATGAGCGGCGGCCTGTTCACCAATATCCTGCTGCGCGAAACAGGGCTCGACATTACCGAGGAACGCATCCTGCGCCTGCAGAAATGGCATGCCGAAGCATTCAACCGCCATCACACGCAAGGTTCCGTGCGACCACTACCCGGCGCGCGCGAGCTGCTCGATTTCCTCACCAAGGAAGGTATTCCCTGGGCGATCGCCACCAGTGGCCGCATGCAGACCGCCGCACACAATCTCGCCGCGCTCGGGGTCGATCCGGACAAGGTGCCGGTGGTGACACGCGACATGGTGCGCCACGCCAAGCCCGATCCGGATCTGTTCCTTGCCGCGGCAGAACGGCTGGATGTGGATATTCATCAATCGCTGGTCGTTGGCGACAGCATCTGGGACATGCTCGCCGCTCAGCGCGCACGCGCCCTGGGCATCGGTCTGCTATCGGGCGGTTATGGGCAAGATGAGCTGCAGCGTTCGGGTGCGTTCCGCGTGTACGACGATCCAGCCGATCTGCTGCGACATATTGACGAAGTCGCCGCACGCGACTGA